The region GGCGGCGCGACGCTTGAATATCAGCCAACCGGCGGCAACCGCGATGCTCACGGATATCGAAGACCTGCTGGGCGTCCAACTCTTTACACGGACTCGCCAGGGTGTGGCCCCCACGCCGCAGACGCTGGCGCTGGCGCCGCGGCTGCGTGTGCTGTTGAGCGACTTCGACGAACTCGGTGCGCTGCTGGACAGGCTGGAAACCGGCGAGAACGAGGTGCTGCGGATAGGCGCGGTGCCACAGGCGTTCACGGTCCTCCTGCCCCCCGCGGTCGAGCGGTTCCGGCGCGCGGGCGGCTGTTACCTGCACACCAGCGAAGGCAGCGCTCAGGACCTGCTTGAGCGACTGCTTGCGGGAGATCTGGATTGCGTCCTGGGGCGCTTGCCGTCGGACATGGAAAAGCGAGGGCGCGACTTGGGATTGCTGTCCTTCGTCAACCTGTACGAAGACGACATCTGTGTCGTGTGTGGCCCGGACCACCCCGCGACCCGCTTGAAGAAAGTGAGCTACGCGCACTTGGCGAAGTGCGATTGGGTCATGCAACGGTCGAGTTCAAGCGTGCGGCGCGCACTGAACGAAGCCTTTTTGCGGCAAGGCCTGGTATTGCCGCATCCCGTGGTGGAAACGCCCACCTATATCCAGGCTTTGGACATCGTCGCGTCGGCCGCGCTGCTGACGGCGGCGCCGCGCCAGACGGCCATGGCTTATGCGCGTACCGGCCGGATTCGCGTACTCGACCTTGCGCTGCGCGTGGCGCCGATGCAAGTTTCCCTGATCGTGCGCAAGAGCTCGGAAGCTCATCCTCAGGTCGTCCGGTTCCGCGAGGCGTTCGGAGAAATGGCTGCCACTCAGTGACAGCCAGGCAGCTCAGCCGGACGTTATTACTGTTCGGCGGCCAGCATTCTCTGCACCGACGGGCGTGCCATCATGCGGTCAAAATGCGCCTTCAGGCGTCCGGGGATAGCAATCGAGCGGCGGTTGGCCCACCACTCCAGATTGAAGACTGCCGCGTCAGCGATGGAGAATTCACCCAGGAAGTATTC is a window of Bordetella sp. N DNA encoding:
- a CDS encoding LysR family transcriptional regulator, producing MVQRTRSALSHLKFRHLALIEFLLQDGTLRKAARRLNISQPAATAMLTDIEDLLGVQLFTRTRQGVAPTPQTLALAPRLRVLLSDFDELGALLDRLETGENEVLRIGAVPQAFTVLLPPAVERFRRAGGCYLHTSEGSAQDLLERLLAGDLDCVLGRLPSDMEKRGRDLGLLSFVNLYEDDICVVCGPDHPATRLKKVSYAHLAKCDWVMQRSSSSVRRALNEAFLRQGLVLPHPVVETPTYIQALDIVASAALLTAAPRQTAMAYARTGRIRVLDLALRVAPMQVSLIVRKSSEAHPQVVRFREAFGEMAATQ